The nucleotide sequence ttaaaagaattccGGAGATCAGCCCCATCCTCATCCTATTGTCATCTCTACAGCAAGGATGGAAACGGAGATGTGAGTTAAATTTCCGTGGATTCGAGTATGTGAATTCTCCAATTACAAAGAGATGGGTAAGAATGAAGATTTACTTCAAGGATAAGGACTAGAAGCAATCCGATCTCTTgatctataaaaaaaaatgaactaaGAGATGAACCATTTATAATTACGATAGAATCATGATCACGATCCAATCGCAATTGATTGCGATTCCTCAAGATGGATGACTGAAGGTCATCCTCTGCTCTACGCTCAATAACCTAGTCACTTGTCGACCCTCAATGGCCTTCAACGATTCGTCCCGAcccaaattataattttaaaggatgataaatttaaaaaaaatcacaactAATTATAACTGAATCATCATGTCCATCtcctgatttatttttttttaaaccagaAAATCTAATCTACAAACCCACCTCCGTTAGCCCAATGTCGTCTCTAGTTGGATCCCTCTTAAAGATGCCAACTGTATgattttctatttttcattttctaatccaaatataattttaaaacgcttagaatagagcaaaaatattaaattttaatacaaattattttaaattttgcataGTAGACGGACTAGAAATCAAATCCAAAAGAAAGCTTTTAGACTAGAGCAACAATATTAGATATGATTTGAACTATAATATAGTAAAATACAGCTTAATGACATATGATTAACAAcgatacatttttttttaaaaaaactaaacttagaaAGCAACGAGGCAGTTCATCAGATGTCCAATATGCAGAAAGGTTCTTGACTAATTATTGAACAAGGCTTGCATAAACTAATTATTGAATAAGGCTTGCATAACTCCAAGTTATTCATTAGTGCCTAACCATCAATACATCATCCAACAAAGACAATGATTTCATCATAATAAATTTGTGAGTTCTAAAATGAGCAATGATATGCAAAGAAAACAAATTTCAATAAAAACTTAAAGAAAGATAAATAAATTCATAGTCCATTTCACTTTTGTGAATCTCATCATTATCTCATCATTTTATATGTCTAtttcttaaaagaattttataTGTCTATTCCTAAACTTTTCTCTGAAATTATTTCTCTCTACGcatcatttttcttttaaaatatacAAAACTATTAGATAAAACAAGATTGTCAGAGTCTACTTAAACTcactaaaaaatttgaaatatgtTGATCATATGAGCACTAAAATATATAAGACTACTAGACAAAGCCACATAAACGAGGGTCTACTTGAGACTCACAAGACTGTAGAGGCTCATGTCTCGTGTGTTCTAATTACTATTAACTGCACTCGAGTTGCTAGTTATAAGCTGAAAGCTGATCATGGTTCATTATTATTACACAAAAGTGAGACATGTTATTTTCATCCACACAACATGAACCATTTTTAACTACAAACTCGAACACCTTTTCAAAGAAGCCAAACCTCTTCTTTTCACCCTCTCCACGCATCTTTCATTGACCTAAGTTTCATCAAGGCCTCAATCGGAGAATTGCAGGCAACTTTAGCCTGCAAAACATGCAAATTTACTCTTCAAATCAACAGTGTAAATTGTACAGGAAACAGTCACTAGACATTGTGTGAGTTCCGAACAATGAGTGCATGTACCAAGAACAAAAAAATTTATCACAAACAAAAATTTCTTTGTGCAAAATATTTgctttatgatttttagaattgaaaagaaaggaaaaagagaGAAACAGAGAAAAAGACTACCATCTCATACACCACCTGAATGTAAATTACTTCCCCTGAAGGGCTGAACAGGAATAAACAAGATTGTGAAAGATTAACATCTCACGCCAATATGCATTAAACAGATGGATCAGATAAATAACTTAAATaacaaactattttagaattttatcaaGAGACAACTTCATATTCCTGTGTAGATTAGTATTGCACTAGGGATTGCAACAAATGCTATACTTGCGATAATTTTGCTTAAATATATTCTTTTGGGGGAGGATTTGCATTTTCTGCTTGTTGAGAGTACTGATTCAATCACTCCACTTAAGAAGATTAATTTTAAATCACTGTGAAAAAAAGTTACTAAGCAAATTGACTAAATCAGTATTCAGCTCAATCAAGAGATTTGTCTCAGCTATGCCGAACGCCATCTAAAGAGCAGAACACATGCCATCATAAAGCCACCTATAGCAAACAAAAAATACGTAAAACAAGAGTGAGCAGAACCTGTATCTCTGGTAAGTCAACTCGCATGAATGGATTAGTTTGGAATTCTTCATCAAGCGTTGAAGGAATTGTAGGTTGGTTTAATTGGCGTTGACTTTTAGCCCAAGAAAGCTTATCTAATACCCTTTGATTGTCTGGTTCAACAGTTGATGCAAATTGGAGGTTCTTCACAGTGTACTGTAAAGATCACAAATTTAACTCCAGTGGGATAAAATCCAGGAACAACtataattatagaaaaaaaaaatcctataggAAAATATAAGTTGCAAAAGGCTAAGAATCAAACAAACTATATGCATGATAGAGGATGTCTTTCTGTCAGTCATAATGCATCCCGAACAATTGCAGTTTAAGCAAGCTCAAGAATTCAGATTAGTCTATTCATAGCTTCATTTTCAGCCTTGTTTCGCAAACTAACATAGTTCATGGAGCTATGTAGTATTGCTTCAATTCTTCCAAGTCAAACTAATGATACTGAATGCAAAGTAGAATCTAACTTCTTATTGCTTCATATCTTTGATGAAAAGGAATTCATCTAAGAAACTGGGATTAGGAAATACCATACCTCATGACCACAATAAACACGAGTAGGCCTTGGTAGTGAACCTAATGTGACACACAGAGATTGATACATCTGTTCTGCAGTACCTTCAAAGAACTTTCCGCAACCAGCAATAAACtaggaacaagaagaagcaaagaaTGTTAGCCTATCAAGAGTGCAATGCATCACAGAACAAAGAACATAGTACCAGACTCACCAGTGTATCCCCAGTAAAGACAGCTGGATTTTCCCCTTTGTCAGTCACATAATAACTTATATGACCTTTAGTATGGCTAACAAACCAGATCAAGAGCAATAGAAACCAAGAGGTAAATAATGCAACACAAAGAGTAATGCTTGATCACAGAAGTTTAATGCTGTGCAATCTAAGGATAATCAACTTAATTAGTATGAGCATTATTTTCGACAATAATAGATTCACTTCCTCATATAGAAGAGCATATTGTATTCCTCTTTCACAGCATTGTATTGTGCAAATCGATGTGGAAACCAAATAATTATTTCCACCCATTGCTTTGGTCAGATAAGATCAACCCAACAAAAGGAAATCAGACAGTAAGATGTTCTATTGTACTGATTTATCTTCAAATAAATATATTAGAAATCTGTAAGCAGAATTTACATCCTGTAAAACTTGGATGACTTCTATCCCACAATCACCTTGACCAACAAATTTCAGGATATATGTTTCCTCTCTTGTATGGAGCTTTCTCCTTTTTAACTTGGTATGCCCTAAAACATATGCATTGTGACATTTGCTGATCCCAGAGTCCTTTTATTCTTGTCCTTCAGTGGATGGATAAGCACTAAACATTTTCATAAAGTTAACTATTATGCAGTAATATGTCGATCCAGGATCATGAGCAACATATAACAGTCCACTAACCAAAAATCGTATGGCAAGTGTTGCCCATAAAAAATCTACGATAGTAAGATGCAAAATTATCAGAAATTATAAGAGTTCACATTGAAAAAGATATACAACTAAAGGAGCTATATACCATGGTGTATGGAGAGCAACTATTTCGATATCTGGCCCAAGAGCCAACTTATCCTTGTTCTCCAAAGCATCCGTGCAACCTCGTACAGAATCTTTTGATCCACCATAGACCTTGATCCCCGGCACCAACTCCTTTATCTTCTCATTCCCCCCTGCATGATCCCTACATCAGAAATCAGACGACAAATTTGAGATACAGCAAAAATTACAGATTCCCACAACAGGCTAAACATTagcataaaataaaaaagaagccTTTTGTCGCAAAAATAGTAGGGAACAATCCAAGAGGTAAAAGAGAAGAGTTTGGACAAACCAGTGATGGTGAGTGGTGAGCACAAACTTGAGGTCGGCACCGATCTGCATGGCCTCCCATAAAACCTTTTCGGGCTCAACGGGGTCGACGGCCGCCGCCTCCCCGGAAGACTCGTTCACGATTCTGGAGACGCAGATCGACAAAGGTAAAGGAATGAAGATTAGAAGCGATCTAGGGATATGTAGGGGGGAGGGGAGATGGCTCACATGTAGGCGTAGTTATCTTCCAAGCAGTTGACGTGAACCACCTTCATCGCCGCTCTTGGCTGTGCCGCCGCCTTCTCCTTCGATGGCGAGGAGGCGGATCTGGAGAAGCGAGTGAAGAAAAGAAGATAAAAGGAGGAATTTGCCGACCGCTTCGATTGAATAAAAGACACATCATAcggtataaattttttttttttttttaactaaaaaagggtatttttttaaatatatggtataatttgatgaataaaaaatacttatttttttttcgTTTTATCAGATTTTTAGATAATCGATTTAACTTTTAAAACAATCCGATAATGGATTACATTTTTTTTCCcctcttaaaattttaataaaataaacaaaatttttttccaTAATTTTACTTTTCAGTCTCTTAAGTAGAGAGAGCATTAATCTTTCAGTATTTTTGCCACATTAGTATTAGGGTAGAAGTAGCATTTTAatgatgaaattaaaaattatagaggcaAAATGGTGAATATAAAACTTTAAGTATTTTTCTAAAGAATCCATTGAAATTATAGGAATAAATCAACATTTCTCTTTGGCATagaatttgataaaaataatatccTATCGTTTAAAatgaaatatattattttttttcatccaTTAAAATATCCATTGGCAAGAAGACGCCAATAGAAATATTTGATCAAGTATGGACCAAATAGTAAAACGTGAATCCTATATTTAAATTGCCCATCCACAAGAGAAGTAGCTAATAATAGCCGatgatattttctatttttaaataccTTAATATATAATAACAATACGATAAAaacaaaaacatattttgaatggTCCAAGCAGATTTTAATTTGCGAGGTGGGCTTTACTAGCACGACGGTGTAACCAACTGATCTAGTAAGTCAAAGATCATCACTGTTTATACATTTtataaacaaataatttaaaGGTGAAAATCAAATATTTTAATACTAGTACAACACTTTAACCAACTGAGCTAAAATGCCAACGATTTAAATCTTTATATGCattttaatatataataataatacgataaataaaaatatattatgaaTTGTCAACGCAGTTTCGAATTTCGCGTAATTAATGGGAAAATCGAAATTTTAAATGACCAAGCAGTTTTCGAACCTGCGACATTAGCATTATTAGCATAACAACTAAGTTAATAGGCCAACGAATTAAGTGTTTATACTTTCCTTAATATATAATACTAATATGataaaacaaaaatatattttgaattgACTATGCAGTTTGCGTTATTAATGAGAAAATCAAAAGGTTAAATGGCCCATGAAAATTTCGAAGCTGCGACCTTTGCGTTATTAGcacgctctaaccaactgagaTAATAGGCAACttgataaattttatatttatcttaatatataatattaatacgataaaacaaaaatatattttgaattgTCTATGCAGTTTGCGTTATTAATGAGAAAATCAAAACGTAAAATGGCCCATGCAGGTTTCGAACCTGCGACCTTCGCGTTATTAGCAcgacgctctaaccaactgagctaataggccaacgataaatttttatatttatcttaatatattttattaatatgatAAAACCAAAATATATTTTGAATTGTCTATGCAGTTTGCGTTATTAATGAGAAAATCAAAACGTAAAATGGCCCATGCAGGTTTCGAACCTGCGACCTTCGCGTTATTAGCAcgacgctctaaccaactgagctaataggccaacgataaatttttatatttatcttaatatattttattaatatgatAAAACCAAAATATATTTTGAATTGTCTATGCAGTTTGCGTTATTAATGAGAAAATCAAAACGTAAAATGGCCCATGCAGGTTTCGAACCTGCGACCTTCGTGACGCtataaccaactgagctaataggccaacgataaatttttatacttatcttaatatattttattaatatgatAAAACCAAAATATATTTTGAATTGTCTATGCAGTTTGCGTTATTAATGAGAAAATCAAATCGTAAAATGGCCCATGCAGGTTTCGAACCTGCGACCTTCGCGTTATTAGCAcgacgctctaaccaactgagctaataggccaacgataaatttttatatttatcttaatatattttattaatatgatAAAACCAAAATATATTTTGAATTGTCTATGCAGTTTGCGTTATTAATGAGAAAATCAAAACGTATAATGGCCCGTGCAGTTATTAGCACGACACTCTAATCA is from Zingiber officinale cultivar Zhangliang chromosome 7B, Zo_v1.1, whole genome shotgun sequence and encodes:
- the LOC122006802 gene encoding hydroxyacylglutathione hydrolase cytoplasmic-like, whose translation is MKVVHVNCLEDNYAYIIVNESSGEAAAVDPVEPEKVLWEAMQIGADLKFVLTTHHHWDHAGGNEKIKELVPGIKVYGGSKDSVRGCTDALENKDKLALGPDIEIVALHTPCHTKGHISYYVTDKGENPAVFTGDTLFIAGCGKFFEGTAEQMYQSLCVTLGSLPRPTRVYCGHEYTVKNLQFASTVEPDNQRVLDKLSWAKSQRQLNQPTIPSTLDEEFQTNPFMRVDLPEIQAKVACNSPIEALMKLRSMKDAWRG